One genomic segment of Chitinibacter sp. FCG-7 includes these proteins:
- a CDS encoding efflux RND transporter permease subunit: MIAHLIRWSVANRFLVLLAMAFLTAWGVWAVKTTPIDALPDLSDVQVIIRTSYPGQAPQIVENQVTYPLTTTMLSVPGAKTVRGFSFFGDSFVYVLFDDQTDLYWARSRVLEYLNQIQSRLPASAKSSLGPDATGVGWIYQYSLVDKTGKHDLSQLRALQDWYLKFELKTLPNVAEVATVGGMVKQYQIVIDPIKLASYGITQTEVREAVEKANQETGGGVLEAGETELVVRTDGYLKSINDFKAIPIRLANNVPVLLGDLATIQLGPEMRRGISELDGEGEAVGGVIILRSGKNARETIAAVHAKLEQLKPSLPAGVEIVTTYDRSHLIDSAIDNLSFKLLEEFLVVALVCVIFLGHFRSSLVAIVSLPLGVLIAFLVMRYQGVNANIMSLGGIAIAVGAMVDAAVVMIENAHKKVEAWQHEHPEEQLKGEAHWHVMTEAAVEVGPALFFSLLIITLSFIPVFTLEAQEGTTILRRWHLPKPTRWRQRRRFL; the protein is encoded by the coding sequence ATGATCGCCCATTTGATTCGCTGGTCGGTTGCCAACCGGTTCTTAGTACTGCTGGCCATGGCATTTTTAACGGCTTGGGGTGTCTGGGCGGTAAAAACCACACCGATCGATGCTCTGCCCGATTTATCTGATGTACAGGTGATTATTCGCACCAGTTATCCGGGGCAAGCACCACAGATCGTTGAAAACCAGGTTACTTATCCACTTACAACGACGATGCTATCCGTGCCCGGCGCAAAAACGGTGCGAGGGTTTTCTTTCTTTGGCGATAGCTTTGTCTATGTGCTGTTTGATGACCAAACTGACTTGTACTGGGCGCGTTCGCGGGTGTTGGAGTATCTAAATCAAATCCAGAGCCGCTTGCCCGCCTCGGCCAAGTCATCACTTGGCCCTGATGCCACAGGCGTTGGCTGGATTTACCAATATTCACTCGTCGATAAAACAGGTAAGCATGATTTATCTCAGCTTCGTGCTTTGCAGGATTGGTATCTGAAGTTTGAACTCAAAACACTCCCCAATGTGGCCGAAGTGGCCACGGTCGGTGGCATGGTCAAGCAATATCAAATCGTCATAGACCCGATTAAATTGGCGAGTTACGGCATTACTCAAACCGAGGTACGCGAAGCCGTTGAGAAAGCCAATCAGGAAACTGGTGGCGGTGTGCTTGAGGCCGGTGAAACCGAACTCGTAGTACGTACCGACGGCTATCTCAAGTCTATCAATGACTTCAAGGCTATACCCATCAGATTGGCCAATAATGTGCCTGTTTTGCTGGGCGATTTGGCGACCATCCAGCTCGGGCCGGAAATGCGGCGTGGGATTAGCGAGCTTGATGGCGAAGGTGAAGCCGTTGGCGGCGTCATCATTCTGCGCTCAGGCAAGAATGCGCGTGAAACCATTGCCGCCGTGCACGCCAAACTGGAGCAGCTCAAACCCAGCTTGCCTGCTGGCGTTGAGATCGTCACGACCTACGACCGTAGCCATTTGATCGATAGCGCCATTGATAATCTGAGTTTTAAATTACTAGAGGAATTTCTGGTCGTCGCGCTGGTGTGCGTGATTTTTTTGGGGCATTTTCGCTCTAGTTTGGTAGCGATTGTTTCCTTGCCATTGGGCGTTTTGATTGCGTTCCTCGTCATGCGCTATCAAGGCGTGAACGCCAATATCATGTCGCTGGGCGGGATTGCGATTGCCGTTGGCGCAATGGTCGATGCCGCTGTCGTCATGATTGAGAACGCGCATAAAAAAGTCGAAGCCTGGCAGCACGAACATCCCGAAGAGCAGCTTAAAGGCGAAGCGCATTGGCATGTAATGACTGAGGCTGCAGTAGAAGTCGGCCCTGCACTGTTTTTTTCCTTGCTAATTATCACGCTGTCTTTCATTCCAGTGTTTACGCTCGAAGCACAAGAAGGGACGACTATTTTACGCCGTTGGCATTTACCAAAACCTACGCGATGGCGGCAGCGGCGGCGCTTTCTGTGA
- a CDS encoding efflux RND transporter permease subunit produces MLCSYFCLALWPVSRLGGEFLPPLDEGDLLYMPSALPGLSAQKASELLQQTNRMIKTVPEVARVSGKAGRAETATDPAPLEMFETTIQFKPRDQWRPGMTPKKLIEELDKAVKVPGMANIWVPPIRNRIDMLATGIKSPIGVKIAGSNLDDLDKIAQQAGNHRQNGAWC; encoded by the coding sequence TTGCTATGCTCGTATTTCTGTCTCGCGTTATGGCCAGTCAGTCGTCTGGGTGGCGAATTTCTGCCGCCGCTCGATGAAGGCGATTTACTGTATATGCCATCAGCCCTACCGGGTTTATCGGCGCAAAAAGCCAGCGAGCTGCTGCAGCAAACCAATCGGATGATTAAAACCGTTCCCGAAGTGGCGCGTGTTTCGGGTAAAGCTGGCCGCGCGGAAACTGCGACCGACCCTGCTCCACTGGAAATGTTTGAAACGACGATTCAGTTCAAACCTCGCGATCAATGGCGACCAGGCATGACGCCGAAAAAATTGATTGAGGAACTCGATAAGGCGGTGAAAGTACCTGGCATGGCCAACATTTGGGTACCGCCGATTCGTAATCGGATCGATATGTTGGCGACGGGGATTAAAAGCCCGATTGGCGTCAAAATTGCGGGCAGTAATTTGGATGACCTCGATAAAATTGCCCAGCAAGCTGGAAACCATCGCCAAAACGGTGCCTGGTGTTAG
- a CDS encoding efflux RND transporter permease subunit: MTSIKLPSKLETIAKTVPGVSSALAERLTGGRYVDVKIDRAAAARYGLNISDVQAIVASAIGGDNIGETVEGLARFPINLRYPREWRDTVEKVANLPIVTPQGMQITLGMVAKISVSDGPPMLARENARPTGWV, encoded by the coding sequence ATGACCTCGATAAAATTGCCCAGCAAGCTGGAAACCATCGCCAAAACGGTGCCTGGTGTTAGTTCAGCATTGGCCGAGCGGCTCACCGGTGGGCGCTATGTGGATGTCAAAATCGATCGTGCAGCCGCCGCACGTTACGGGCTCAATATCAGTGATGTTCAAGCCATTGTTGCCAGCGCTATCGGCGGTGACAATATTGGTGAAACAGTCGAGGGGTTGGCGCGCTTCCCCATCAATCTGCGTTATCCACGCGAATGGCGCGACACTGTTGAGAAAGTGGCCAATCTACCTATCGTTACGCCGCAAGGTATGCAAATAACCTTAGGCATGGTCGCAAAAATCTCGGTAAGTGATGGCCCGCCGATGCTCGCAAGAGAAAATGCGCGTCCAACCGGCTGGGTTTGA
- a CDS encoding efflux RND transporter permease subunit: MSMCVIVIWLCRARPTACSHRASRLEPGISISYSGQFEFLERANAKLKLVVPATLLIIFVLLYLTFKRFDEALLIMATLPLALTGGIWFLYLLGYNLSIATGVGFIALAGVSTEFGVIMLLYLKNAWQERLDDGNHGDKALLEAITEGAVLRVRPKAMTVAVIIAGLLPILLGSGIRQRDHESNCSAHGGGMVTAPLLSLFIIPVAYQLMRKQKPKKLMN, translated from the coding sequence ATGTCGATGTGCGTGATCGTGATTTGGCTTTGTCGCGCACGACCTACGGCGTGCAGTCACCGAGCAAGTCGGCTGGAGCCGGGTATCAGCATCAGCTACTCAGGCCAGTTTGAATTTCTGGAGCGCGCCAACGCAAAACTCAAATTGGTGGTTCCAGCTACTCTACTGATTATCTTCGTACTGCTGTATCTGACGTTTAAACGCTTTGATGAAGCCTTGCTGATTATGGCGACACTGCCTTTGGCGCTCACAGGGGGCATCTGGTTTCTGTACTTACTGGGCTACAACCTGTCGATTGCAACCGGAGTCGGATTTATCGCGTTGGCTGGGGTATCTACCGAATTTGGCGTGATTATGCTGCTGTATCTGAAAAATGCATGGCAAGAGCGCTTGGATGATGGCAATCACGGCGATAAAGCCTTGCTCGAAGCGATTACTGAAGGGGCTGTATTACGAGTCCGACCCAAGGCGATGACTGTGGCGGTGATCATTGCAGGCTTGCTGCCGATTTTATTGGGTAGCGGTATTAGGCAGCGAGATCATGAGTCGAATTGCAGCGCCCATGGTGGGGGCATGGTGACAGCACCATTGTTATCGCTATTTATTATTCCTGTTGCTTATCAGTTAATGAGAAAGCAAAAGCCTAAAAAATTGATGAACTAA
- a CDS encoding disulfide bond formation protein B has translation MEFDFFCWIIAAVSTLGSLFFSEVMAMPPCVLCWYQRIFMYPLLFIFSVGLFPFDVRCTRYAMPLAIGGWLFALYHTLLYKGFIPENLQPCSQGISCADMKLDLFGFITIPLLSLVAFSILIALLIAVQKGTQK, from the coding sequence GTGGAATTTGATTTTTTCTGCTGGATCATTGCCGCCGTTTCAACTTTAGGCAGCCTGTTCTTTAGCGAAGTGATGGCCATGCCGCCCTGTGTGTTGTGTTGGTATCAGCGCATTTTTATGTACCCACTGCTTTTTATTTTTAGTGTCGGCTTATTTCCGTTTGACGTGCGCTGTACCCGTTATGCGATGCCATTGGCCATCGGTGGCTGGTTGTTCGCGCTCTACCACACCTTGCTCTACAAGGGGTTCATCCCAGAGAACCTACAGCCTTGCTCGCAAGGTATTTCATGCGCCGACATGAAGCTCGATCTATTTGGTTTTATCACTATCCCACTTTTATCTTTAGTGGCTTTTTCCATTCTTATCGCGCTGCTGATTGCAGTGCAAAAAGGGACACAGAAATGA
- a CDS encoding thioredoxin domain-containing protein → MKRSTLIIGSSVALITAFAVGTYMYTNQQKQEQQQIAQNSGQELNRFGAPSIGAADAKVHIVEFFDPACEACRAF, encoded by the coding sequence ATGAAGCGTTCAACTCTAATTATTGGCAGCAGCGTTGCTCTAATCACCGCATTTGCGGTGGGTACTTATATGTATACCAACCAGCAAAAACAGGAACAGCAGCAAATCGCCCAAAACAGCGGGCAAGAACTCAATCGCTTTGGCGCTCCATCGATAGGCGCAGCGGATGCGAAAGTCCATATCGTTGAATTTTTCGATCCCGCTTGCGAAGCTTGCCGTGCGTTTTGA
- a CDS encoding DsbA family protein, whose amino-acid sequence MIRLLKIPLISMATKSNSPCAMPLSIKALITSPALEATRLQNKYWESIEAVLAAQPEWAAHGSPQPELIWNAFAQIGLDVEKAKLDMNSPQIAARLAQDAY is encoded by the coding sequence TTGATCCGGTTGTTAAAAATACCCTTAATTTCAATGGCGACAAAGTCAAACTCACCTTGCGCTATGCCACTTTCCATCAAGGCTCTGATTACGTCGCCAGCGCTGGAAGCGACTCGCTTGCAAAATAAATACTGGGAATCTATCGAAGCAGTATTGGCCGCACAGCCCGAATGGGCTGCTCATGGCTCACCACAACCTGAACTGATCTGGAATGCTTTCGCTCAAATTGGCCTAGACGTTGAGAAAGCCAAGCTTGATATGAATAGCCCACAAATTGCCGCTCGCCTCGCTCAAGATGCGTACTGA
- a CDS encoding SEC-C metal-binding domain-containing protein — MIQAELAGFRREDSQWLYVSGDLNPHIPQRHVNKVWRNDPCLCGSGKKAKKCCGTTHRPSLIHGSAF; from the coding sequence ATGATTCAGGCTGAATTAGCCGGTTTTCGCCGTGAGGATAGCCAATGGCTTTATGTCAGTGGTGATTTGAACCCACATATCCCACAGCGCCATGTGAATAAAGTCTGGCGAAATGATCCTTGCCTTTGTGGCTCGGGCAAAAAAGCCAAAAAGTGTTGCGGCACGACACATAGACCAAGCTTAATTCATGGCTCAGCATTTTAA
- a CDS encoding MerR family transcriptional regulator, translating to MKIGELAHIAQCSVETIRFYEKELYWLRQREPLAISVPITPNMSERLRFIRNCRALDMSHEEIHTLLRLADQAR from the coding sequence ATGAAAATCGGTGAGTTAGCGCATATCGCACAATGTTCGGTTGAAACCATTCGTTTTTACGAAAAAGAACTTTATTGGCTGCGCCAGCGCGAACCTCTGGCAATTTCCGTACCTATAACGCCGAACATGTCAGAGCGTTTGCGCTTCATTCGAAACTGCCGTGCGCTCGATATGAGCCACGAAGAAATCCATACCTTATTGCGTTTAGCCGATCAAGCCCGCTGA
- a CDS encoding TSUP family transporter encodes MYKPVVGLVLLYSAYRTDCWERGQNGVTQPPLLPVAASGAGISMLSGLTGVGGGIFLSPLLLFAGWAETRQSI; translated from the coding sequence CTGTACAAGCCTGTTGTTGGCCTTGTCCTGCTGTATTCAGCCTACCGGACTGATTGCTGGGAGAGGGGTCAAAACGGAGTAACGCAGCCGCCGCTACTACCGGTTGCGGCATCTGGCGCAGGCATAAGCATGCTATCCGGGCTGACAGGCGTTGGCGGTGGTATTTTCCTTAGCCCACTGCTATTGTTTGCGGGGTGGGCTGAAACACGGCAAAGCATCTGA